From Medicago truncatula cultivar Jemalong A17 chromosome 7, MtrunA17r5.0-ANR, whole genome shotgun sequence, a single genomic window includes:
- the LOC11440077 gene encoding serpin-ZX gives MQNLIRKSLTNLTNVSMNITKHLLSNQKLKEKNVVFSPLSLNTVLSMIATGSEGPTQKQLLSFLQSESPGNLKSLYSRLVSSVLSDGAPAGGPCLSYVNGVWVEQSLPLQPSFKQLMTTDFKATLAEVDFVNKADEVRKEVNVWAEKETKGLIKNLLQPGSVHSLTSLIFANALYFKGVWKQPFDTSKTKDYDFDLLNGKSVKVPFMTSKNDQFISSFDGFKVLGLPYKQGNYGRAFSIYFFLPDAKDGLSALIDNVTSDYEFLEHNLPRRKVEVGKFRIPRFNISFEIEAPELLKKLGLTLPFSMGGLTKMVDSPISQEIFVSDILQKSCIEVNEEGTKAAAVTVSMLCGCSRYSPPPPPPIDFVADHPFLFLIREEFSGTILFVGKVVNPLDG, from the exons atgcAGAATCTCATCAGAAAATCACTCACAAACCTAACCAACGTTTCCATGAACATCACCAAACACTTGTTATCCAATCAAAAACTCAAAGAAAAGAATGTTGTGTTTTCACCATTATCGCTCAACACCGTGCTCAGTATGATCGCTACCGGCTCCGAGGGTCCCACTCAAAAACAACTTCTCTCCTTCCTCCAGTCAGAATCCCCCGGTAATCTCAAATCCTTATACTCTCGGCTGGTTTCTTCTGTGCTCTCCGATGGCGCTCCCGCTGGTGGCCCTTGCTTGTCTTACGTCAATGGTGTGTGGGTTGAACAATCACTTCCTCTTCAACCTTCCTTTAAACAACTTATGACTACTGATTTTAAAGCTACTCTTGCTGAAGTTGATTTcgtcaacaag GCTGATGAAGTGAGAAAAGAAGTGAATGTATGGGCTGAAAAGGAGACAAAAGGGCTTATTAAAAATCTTCTTCAACCTGGCTCAGTTCACAGCTTAACGAGTCTAATATTTGCAAATGCACTATATTTCAAAGGAGTGTGGAAACAACCCTTTGATACTTCAAAAACGAAGGACTATGATTTTGACCTTCTCAATGGCAAGTCAGTAAAGGTTCCCTTTATGACCAGCAAGAATGATCAGTTTATCAGTTCTTTTGATGGTTTTAAAGTTCTTGGTCTTCCTTACAAACAAGGCAATTATGGGCGTGCATTCTCCATTTACTTTTTTCTTCCCGATGCAAAAGATGGGTTGTCCGCTTTGATTGATAATGTAACTTCTGATTATGAGTTTTTGGAACACAATCTTCCTCGTAGAAAAGTGGAAGTAGGCAAGTTCAGGATTCCAAGattcaatatttcttttgaGATTGAAGCTCCTGAGTTACTAAAGAAATTAGGATTGACTTTACCTTTTTCTATGGGAGGTTTGACAAAAATGGTGGACTCTCCTATAAGTCAAGAAATATTTGTTTCCGACATACTTCAGAAGTCTTGCATTGAAGTAAACGAAGAAGGTACAAAAGCTGCAGCGGTGACCGTTAGCATGTTATGCGGGTGTTCTCGGTATAGTCCCCCTCCGCCCCCTCCAATCGACTTTGTAGCTGACCACCCTTTTTTATTTCTGATCagagaagagtttagtggaaccATACTCTTTGTTGGAAAGGTGGTCAATCCTCTTGATGGTTGA
- the LOC112416617 gene encoding uncharacterized protein, which translates to MDQHIFLRSWMYDRKYPGKRKLKAAFVDGGIRCLCVKCTCRVTRSPKDVLNHLKDLGFMENYYVWIYHGEQEPINNTESDVNMHASSSEARMECEIFGVMEDIVGDALAVNLSYNEGGEEETILNEKALKFYKMMQEVNKPLFEGSSDSNLSMSVRLLAAASDWSVAKEGPECYIDIMRDTTPVKDNFFLSFYEAQKLVEKLGLEVKTIDCCVNGCRLFYDNEFGKNDGALVACKFCNALRYEVCDDAGSQKKKRVSVKSMFYLPIIPRLQRLFASTHTADKMTWHYYNKTNSGVMRHPCDGVAWKHFDLVHRDFVEDPRNVRLRLCSDGFISYIQASATPYSCWPILLTPYNLPPEMCMSKPYLFLSCIVPGPTSLLYGIDVYLQPLIDDLNRFE; encoded by the coding sequence ATGGATCAACATATTTTCCTTCGTAGTTGGATGTACGATAGAAAATATCCAGGGAAAAGGAAACTTAAGGCGGCTTTTGTGGATGGAGGGATAAGATGTCTGTGTGTTAAATGTACGTGTAGGGTGACTCGGAGCCCAAAAGATGTTCTAAACCATTTAAAGGACCTTGGTTTTATGGAGAATTATTATGTGTGGATTTATCACGGTGAACAAGAGCCGATAAATAATACCGAGTCTGATGTTAATATGCACGCTTCAAGCAGTGAGGCGCGTATGGAGTGTGAAATCTTTGGTGTGATGGAAGATATAGTCGGTGATGCTCTTGCGGTGAACTTGTCTTACAACGAGGGTGGCGAAGAGGAAACAATCCTGAATGAGAAAGCGTTGAAGTTTTACAAGATGATGCAAGAAGTAAACAAGCCGTTGTTTGAAGGGTCGTCTGATTCTAATTTATCCATGAGTGTGAGGCTTTTAGCTGCCGCGTCAGATTGGAGTGTAGCCAAAGAAGGCCCAGAGTGTTATATAGATATCATGAGGGACACAACTCCTGTAAAGGACAATTTTTTCTTGAGTTTTTATGAGGCTCAAAAGTTGGTGGAGAAGTTGGGATTGGAAGTTAAAACTATTGATTGTTGCGTTAATGGGTGCAGGTTGTTTTACGACAACGAATTTGGTAAAAATGATGGGGCGTTGGTGGCGTGTAAATTTTGCAATGCACTGAGGTATGAAGTATGTGATGATGCCGGTTCTCAGAAGAAGAAACGAGTCTCAGTCAAGTCAATGTTTTATCTGCCAATAATACCAAGATTGCAGAGATTGTTTGCATCAACTCACACGGCCGATAAAATGACGTGGCATTATTACAATAAAACTAATTCAGGTGTGATGCGACATCCTTGTGACGGGGTGGCATGGAAGCACTTTGATCTCGTACATCGTGATTTTGTAGAAGATCCACGTAATGTGAGGCTTAGATTATGCTCTGATGGATTTATTTCGTATATCCAAGCATCAGCAACGCCTTATTCTTGTTGGCCAATTCTTCTTACCCCGTATAATCTTCCTCCTGAGATGTGCATGTCAAAGCCTTATTTGTTTTTGAGTTGTATTGTACCAGGACCTACGAGCCTCTTATATGGTATAGATGTGTATCTACAACccttaattgatgatttgaataGATTTGAATAG
- the LOC11446385 gene encoding serpin-ZX isoform X2: protein MLPQKRRTSEQNLIGKSLTNLTNVSLNITKHLLSNQKLNEKNVVFSPLSLNTVLIMITAGSEGPTQNQLLSFLQSESTGDLKSLCSQLVSSVLSDGAPAGGPCLSHVNGVWVEQSLPLQPSFKQLMTTDFKATLAAVDFINKADEVIKEVNLWANKETKGFINDLLPRGSVDSLTSLIFANALYFKGVWKRPFDTSKTKDYDFDLLNGKSVKVPFMTSKNNQFISSFDGFKVLGLPYKQGNDKRAFSIYFFLPDEKDGLSALIDKVASDSEFLEQKLPRNQVKVGKFMIPRFNISFEIEASELLNKLGLTLPFSKGGLTKMVDSPISQELSVTSIFQKSFIELNEEGTKAAAVTVSVLCGCSRYSPPPPPPIDFVADHPFLFLIREEFSGTILFVGKVVNPLDG from the exons atgcTCCCTCAAAAAAGAAGAACATCAGAGCAGAATCTCATCGGAAAATCACTGACAAACCTCACCAACGTTTCTCTGAACATCACCAAACACTTGTTATCCAATCAAAAACTCAATGAAAAGAACGTTGTGTTTTCACCATTATCGCTCAACACCGTACTCATTATGATCACTGCCGGCTCCGAGGGTCCCACACAAAACCAACTTCTCTCCTTCCTCCAGTCTGAATCCACCGGTGATCTCAAATCCTTATGCTCTCAGCTTGTTTCTTCTGTGCTCTCCGATGGCGCTCCCGCCGGTGGTCCTTGCCTGTCTCACGTCAATGGTGTGTGGGTTGAACAATCACTTCCTCTTCAACCTTCCTTCAAACAACTCATGACTACTGATTTCAAAGCGACTCTTGCTGCTGTTGATTTCATCAACAAG GCTGATGAAGTGATAAAAGAAGTGAATTTATGGGCTAATAAGGAGACAAAGGGGTTTATTAATGATCTTCTTCCACGCGGGTCAGTTGACAGCTTAACCAGCCTCATCTTTGCGAATGCACTATACTTCAAAGGAGTTTGGAAACGACCGTTTGATACTTCAAAAACGAAGGACTATGATTTTGACCTTCTCAATGGCAAGTCAGTAAAGGTTCCCTTTATGACCAGCAAGAATAATCAGTTTATCAGTTCTTTTGATGGTTTTAAAGTCCTTGGTCTTCCTTACAAACAAGGCAATGATAAGCGTGCATTCTCTATTTACTTTTTTCTTCCTGACGAAAAAGATGGGTTGTCAGCTTTGATTGATAAAGTAGCTTCTGATTCTGAGTTTTTGGAACAGAAACTTCCTCGTAATCAAGTCAAAGTAGGCAAGTTCATGATTCCAAGattcaatatttcttttgaGATTGAAGCTTCTgagttattaaataaattaggaTTGACTTTACCTTTTTCGAAGGGAGGTTTGACAAAAATGGTGGACTCTCCTATAAGTCAAGAACTTTCTGTTACCAGCATATTTCAGAAGTCTTTCATTGAATTAAATGAAGAAG GTACAAAAGCTGCAGCGGTGACCGTTAGCGTGTTATGCGGGTGTTCTCGGTATAGTCCCCCTCCGCCCCCTCCAATCGACTTTGTAGCTGACCACCCTTTTTTATTTCTGATCagagaagagtttagtggaaccATACTCTTTGTTGGAAAGGTGGTCAATCCTCTTGATGGTTGA
- the LOC11446385 gene encoding serpin-ZX isoform X1 — protein MLPQKRRTSEQNLIGKSLTNLTNVSLNITKHLLSNQKLNEKNVVFSPLSLNTVLIMITAGSEGPTQNQLLSFLQSESTGDLKSLCSQLVSSVLSDGAPAGGPCLSHVNGVWVEQSLPLQPSFKQLMTTDFKATLAAVDFINKADEVIKEVNLWANKETKGFINDLLPRGSVDSLTSLIFANALYFKGVWKRPFDTSKTKDYDFDLLNGKSVKVPFMTSKNNQFISSFDGFKVLGLPYKQGNDKRAFSIYFFLPDEKDGLSALIDKVASDSEFLEQKLPRNQVKVGKFMIPRFNISFEIEASELLNKLGLTLPFSKGGLTKMVDSPISQELSVTSIFQKSFIELNEEGTIAAATARGSTGGAAPFRLPPPPPIDFVADHPFLFLIREEFSGTILFVGKVVNPLDG, from the exons atgcTCCCTCAAAAAAGAAGAACATCAGAGCAGAATCTCATCGGAAAATCACTGACAAACCTCACCAACGTTTCTCTGAACATCACCAAACACTTGTTATCCAATCAAAAACTCAATGAAAAGAACGTTGTGTTTTCACCATTATCGCTCAACACCGTACTCATTATGATCACTGCCGGCTCCGAGGGTCCCACACAAAACCAACTTCTCTCCTTCCTCCAGTCTGAATCCACCGGTGATCTCAAATCCTTATGCTCTCAGCTTGTTTCTTCTGTGCTCTCCGATGGCGCTCCCGCCGGTGGTCCTTGCCTGTCTCACGTCAATGGTGTGTGGGTTGAACAATCACTTCCTCTTCAACCTTCCTTCAAACAACTCATGACTACTGATTTCAAAGCGACTCTTGCTGCTGTTGATTTCATCAACAAG GCTGATGAAGTGATAAAAGAAGTGAATTTATGGGCTAATAAGGAGACAAAGGGGTTTATTAATGATCTTCTTCCACGCGGGTCAGTTGACAGCTTAACCAGCCTCATCTTTGCGAATGCACTATACTTCAAAGGAGTTTGGAAACGACCGTTTGATACTTCAAAAACGAAGGACTATGATTTTGACCTTCTCAATGGCAAGTCAGTAAAGGTTCCCTTTATGACCAGCAAGAATAATCAGTTTATCAGTTCTTTTGATGGTTTTAAAGTCCTTGGTCTTCCTTACAAACAAGGCAATGATAAGCGTGCATTCTCTATTTACTTTTTTCTTCCTGACGAAAAAGATGGGTTGTCAGCTTTGATTGATAAAGTAGCTTCTGATTCTGAGTTTTTGGAACAGAAACTTCCTCGTAATCAAGTCAAAGTAGGCAAGTTCATGATTCCAAGattcaatatttcttttgaGATTGAAGCTTCTgagttattaaataaattaggaTTGACTTTACCTTTTTCGAAGGGAGGTTTGACAAAAATGGTGGACTCTCCTATAAGTCAAGAACTTTCTGTTACCAGCATATTTCAGAAGTCTTTCATTGAATTAAATGAAGAAGGTACGATAGCTGCAGCGACAGCCCGTGGCAGTACAGGCGGCGCTGCTCCATTTCGTCTCCCTCCGCCCCCTCCAATCGACTTTGTTGCTGACCACCCTTTTTTATTTCTGATCagagaagagtttagtggaaccATACTCTTTGTTGGAAAGGTGGTCAATCCTCTTGATGGTTGA
- the LOC120575820 gene encoding serpin-ZX translates to MPPQKRKRTKKNLIGKSLTKFTNVSLNITKHLLSNQKLNEKNIVFSPLSLNTVLIMIATGSEGPTQNQLLSFLQSESTGDLKSLCSQVVSSVLSDGARAGGPCLSYVNGVWVEKSLPLQPSFKQLMTTDFEATLSAVDFVNKAYFATQFLITVSKCGVWNRMFNSFLIMLVKKFR, encoded by the exons atgcctcctcaaaaaagaaaaagaacaaagaaGAATCTCATCGGAAAATCACTCACCAAATTCACCAACGTTTCTCTGAACATCACCAAACACTTGTTATCCAATCAAAAACTCAATGAAAAGAACATTGTGTTTTCACCATTATCGCTCAACACCGTACTCATTATGATCGCTACCGGCTCCGAGGGTCCCACACAAAACCAACTTCTCTCCTTCCTCCAGTCTGAATCCACCGGTGATCTCAAATCGTTATGCTCTCAGGTTGTTTCTTCTGTGCTCTCCGACGGGGCTCGTGCTGGTGGCCCTTGCTTGTCTTACGTCAATGGTGTGTGGGTTGAAAAATCACTTCCTCTTCAACCTTCCTTCAAACAACTCATGACTACTGATTTCGAAGCGACTCTTTCTGCTGTTGATTTCGTCAACAAG GCTTATTTTGCAACTCAGTTTCTCATAACTGTCTCCAAATGTGGTGTATGGAACAGAATGTTTAACTCTTTTCTTATAATGCTCGTGAAAAAATTCAGATGa